One genomic segment of Misgurnus anguillicaudatus chromosome 23, ASM2758022v2, whole genome shotgun sequence includes these proteins:
- the LOC141359628 gene encoding uncharacterized protein, whose amino-acid sequence MFIISETAGKLYTREGVSVDLDTYLNDIKRDDVIEWRFNETLIAEINPANNIFSIYDGDDDLFRGKLKLNHRTGDLTINDITEKHEGVYEVKIIRDGKTSYRRTMVSLCGKTLKVDEGKSVDLETDLTDIQRDDVIEWRFEEALIAIINHANKIFRTFYKGLFKNKLKLILQTGDLNINDFRHKNEGVYEVKIIRDGKTVYKRFRVSIYNFKAEDSVRKRGGHSVEIEMQPLLHN is encoded by the exons ATGTTTATAATCA GTGAAACGGCAGGAAAACTGTACACGAGAGAGGGAGTATCTGTTGATCTGGACACTTATCTTAATGACATAAAGAGAGATGATGTGATCGAGTGGAGATTTAATGAAACTCTCATAGCTGAAATCAATCCTGCCAACAATATCTTCAGTATAtatgatggtgatgatgatcTATTCAGAGGTAAACTGAAGCTGAATCATCgcactggagatctcaccatcaatGACATCACAGAGAAACATGAAGGAGTTTATGAAGTGAAGATCATCAGAGACGGAAAAACATCATACAGAAGAACAATGGTGTCTCTCTGTG GGAAAACACTGAAAGTGGATGAGGGGAAATCTGTTGATCTGGAGACTGATCTTACTGACATACAGAGAGATGATGTGATTGAGTGGAGATTTGAAGAAGCTCTCATAGCTATAATCAATCATGCCAACAAGATCTTCAGGACATTTTATAAAggtttattcaaaaataaactGAAGCTGATTcttcagactggagatctcaacaTCAATGACTTCAGACATAAAAATGAAGGAGTTTATGAAGTGAAGATCATCAGAGATGGAAAAACAGTATACAAGAGATTCAGAGTGTCTATCTACA ATTTTAAGGCAGAAGATTCAGTGAGGAAGAGAGGAGGACATTCAGTGGAGATAGAGATGCAGCCGCTGTTACACAATTAG
- the LOC141359457 gene encoding uncharacterized protein → MTHMKSKRELTESSSSHSLQTTTQHLMKKMFLMFVYLSLCFCCLTGVFGDEVKSVSVMEGDSLTLQTDTKLQRDHLILWMFGPQETVIAEINKEANKFLKYDDVLDGRFRDRLQLNDQTGDLTITNINTEDSGLYHINIRSNRITSHRFNVIVYARLPVPVITRNSSQCSSSSALSSSSRCVLLCSVLNVRDVSLSWYKGNSLLSSISVSDLNIRLSLSLEVEYQDNNTYRCVVNNTITNQTQHLNITHLCQTCSDTTGLSTDDVILILRVVAAVAPGFLMSVSSVLMFWIYRKHTNTQQQESSSGGVMRR, encoded by the exons ATGACGCACATGAAGAGTAAGAGAGAGCTCACAGAGTCGTCTTCATCTCATTCACTGCAGACGACAACACAACATctgatgaagaaaatgtttctcatgtTTGTTTATCTCTCTTTGTGTTTCTGCTGTCTGACAG gtgtgtttggtgatgaagtgaagtcagtgtcagtgatggagggagattctcttACTCTACAAACTGATACTAAACTACAGAGAGATCATCTGATATTGTGGATGTTTGGTCCTCAAGAGACTGTAATAGCTGAAATTAACAAAGAAGCCaataagtttttaaaatatgatgatgttcttgatgggagattcagagacagactgcagTTAAatgatcagactggagatctcaccatcacaaacatcaatACTGAAGACTCTGGACTTTATCATATAAATATCAGAAGCAACAGAATAACCTCACACAGATTTAATGTTATTGTCTATG CTCGCCTGCCCGTTCCGGTCATCACCAGAAACTCTTCACAATGTTCTTCATCATCAGCATTATCATCAAGTTCAAgatgtgttttattgtgttcagtgttgaatgtgagagatgtgagtctgtcctggtataaaggaaacagtttattgtccagcatcagtgtgtctgatctcaacatcagactctctcTATCTCTGGAGGTTGAATATCAGGACAACAACACATACAGATGTGTGGTCAACAATACCATCacaaaccaaactcaacatctcaacatcacTCATCTCTGTCAGACGTGTTCAGATACAACAG GTCTCAGTACAGATGATGTCATTCTGATATTGCGTGTTGTTGCTGCTGTTGCTCCTGGATTTCTGATGTCTGTCTCTTCAGTTCTGATGTTCTGGATCTAcaggaaacacacaaacacacagcaaCAGG AGAGCTCGAGTGGAGGAGTTATGAGACGATGA